Proteins encoded by one window of Anoplopoma fimbria isolate UVic2021 breed Golden Eagle Sablefish chromosome 23, Afim_UVic_2022, whole genome shotgun sequence:
- the chpt1 gene encoding cholinephosphotransferase 1, whose protein sequence is MPHFPWPEPLSPAQLKRLEEHKYSASGRSLLEPPCQIYWNWLVQQIPTWIAPNTLTIVGLMVNILTTVVLIYYCPTATEEAPAWAFIMSALGLFIYQSLDAIDGKQARRTNSSSALGELFDHGCDAVSTVFVAVGTCVSCGIGRYPDWMFFCGFIGMFMFFCAHWQTYVSGTLRFGLIDVTEVQIAITIMYLMSAFGGVSLWQTTLPIIGLKMYVFPIIGIIGGALYSCYNYFHVILNGGVGKNGSTVADTSVLSPGLHIGLVLTLAFIIFKKSSNQLFELQPCLYLLAFGLVTAKVSNKLVIAHMTKSELHLSDTAFVGPGLLFLNQYFNSFVDEHIVLWIAMVFSLLDLTRYCTGVCLQIASHLRIRVFSITPPGKAHRE, encoded by the exons ATGCCACATTTCCCGTGGCCAGAGCCGCTGTCACCGGCGCAGCTCAAGCGTCTGGAGGAGCATAAATACAGCGCCTCCGGTCGGTCCCTGCTGGAGCCTCCGTGCCAAATCTACTGGAACTGGCTCGTACAGCAAATCCCCACATGGATCGCACCAAACACCCTGACTATTGTGGGACTGATGGTCAACATCCTCACCACGGTGGTGCTCATATATTACTGTCCCACGGCGACGGAGGAG GCTCCAGCATGGGCCTTCATCATGAGCGCTTTGGGCCTCTTCATCTACCAGTCTCTGGACGCCATTGATGGGAAGCAGGCCAGGAGGACGAACAGCAGCTCAGCTCTGGGGGAGCTCTTCGACCACGGCTGCGACGCCGTCTCCACAG TCTTTGTTGCTGTGGGGACGTGTGTTTCGTGTGGCATAGGAAGATACCCAGACTGGATGTTCTTTTGTGGTTTTATCGGGATGTTCATGTTCTTCTGCGCCCACTGGCAGACCTACGTGTCCGGGACTCTCCGCTTTGGCTT GATTGACGTCACGGAGGTGCAGATCGCCATCACCATCATGTATTTGATGTCGGCCTTCGGAGGCGTGAGCCTTTGGCAAACGACG TTGCCCATCATTGGACTGAAGATGTACGTCTTCCCCATCATAGGCATCATCGGCGGGGCCCTCTACTCCTGCTATAACTACTTCCATGTCATTTTGAACGGAGGTGTTGGCAAAAACGGCTCTACTGTGGCT GACACCAGTGTGCTGAGTCCTGGTTTGCACATCGGCCTCGTCCTCACATTGGCCTTCATCATTTTCAAGAAGTCGTCCAACCAGCTGTTTGAGCTCCAGCCGTGTTTGTACCTGCTCGCCTTTGGCTTGGTCACCGCCAAGGTCTCCAACAAGCTGGTG ATCGCACACATGACCAAGAGTGAGTTGCACCTCTCGGACACGGCCTTCGTAGGCCccggcctcctcttcctcaaccAGTACTTCAACAGCTTCGTCGACGAGCATATAGTCCTCTGGATCGCCATG GTCTTCTCTCTGCTGGATCTAACGCGCTACTGTACCGGCGTGTGCCTCCAGATCGCCTCCCACCTGCGCATCCGAGTGTTTAGCATCACGCCGCCGGGCAAGGCCCACCGCGAGTGA